In Ignavibacteria bacterium, one DNA window encodes the following:
- a CDS encoding site-specific DNA-methyltransferase, producing the protein YDLKTVKESKIADGYETTNVWKIDPTFSKVHSAVFPVELCKRVIQYYSFKGDVVFDPFAGSGTVGRTAKSLNRFFFLTEKDKTYFEYMQQKAKPKQMFDEKETRFLNLEEFRKLNNK; encoded by the coding sequence TATGATTTGAAAACGGTAAAGGAAAGTAAAATCGCTGATGGTTATGAAACAACAAATGTTTGGAAAATTGACCCGACGTTTAGTAAAGTTCACTCAGCGGTTTTTCCCGTTGAACTTTGCAAACGAGTAATACAATATTATTCTTTCAAAGGCGATGTAGTCTTTGACCCGTTTGCTGGAAGTGGAACTGTTGGAAGAACTGCAAAGAGTTTAAACAGATTTTTTTTCTTAACGGAAAAAGATAAAACGTACTTTGAGTATATGCAACAAAAAGCAAAACCAAAACAAATGTTCGATGAAAAAGAAACTCGATTTTTGAATCTGGAAGAATTTAGAAAACTAAATAACAAATGA